One window from the genome of Echinicola vietnamensis DSM 17526 encodes:
- the argC gene encoding N-acetyl-gamma-glutamyl-phosphate reductase: protein MTKIKTAIIGAAGYTGGELLRILVHHPSCELVYIHSNSQKGKKIDEVHPDLIGDSDLVFTDEVKTTGLDAVFLGLPHGQAKAFLAENKFDDQTVIIDLSTDFRDESNGFLYGLPEVNASQTGQAKRIANPGCFATGIQLALAPAIAAGLAKSDIHITGITGSTGAGKKLSETTHFSQRNQNVSVYKLFTHQHLKEISQTFGQLQTGFDQHLLFVPYRGNFSRGIWVTAYFPFEGSLEEAYKIYHDFYQNAAFTHVSEKDIDLKQVVSTNKCIVHLKKEAGQLVIYSAIDNLLKGASGQAVQNYNLAFGLNEKEGLRLKSVAF, encoded by the coding sequence ATGACTAAAATCAAAACAGCCATCATTGGCGCTGCCGGATATACAGGAGGGGAATTATTGAGAATTCTGGTGCACCATCCCAGCTGCGAACTGGTGTACATCCACAGCAACAGCCAAAAGGGCAAAAAGATAGATGAAGTCCATCCAGACCTTATCGGCGACTCCGATTTGGTCTTTACCGATGAAGTAAAAACCACAGGACTGGATGCCGTTTTTCTGGGCTTGCCCCATGGACAGGCAAAAGCTTTTCTAGCAGAAAATAAATTTGACGACCAAACCGTCATCATCGACCTCAGCACTGATTTTCGTGATGAATCCAATGGTTTCCTTTACGGCCTTCCCGAGGTAAATGCCTCCCAAACCGGTCAAGCCAAACGCATTGCCAACCCGGGTTGCTTTGCCACTGGCATCCAACTGGCCTTGGCGCCTGCCATCGCTGCTGGACTGGCCAAAAGCGACATTCACATTACCGGCATTACAGGAAGCACAGGAGCAGGCAAAAAACTGAGCGAGACCACTCATTTCAGCCAGCGAAACCAAAACGTGTCAGTCTACAAGCTCTTCACCCATCAGCACCTTAAAGAAATCAGCCAAACCTTTGGACAACTGCAGACGGGATTTGACCAGCACCTGCTGTTTGTTCCCTATCGGGGAAATTTCTCCCGAGGGATATGGGTAACAGCCTATTTTCCTTTTGAAGGTTCCCTGGAAGAAGCGTATAAAATCTACCATGATTTTTACCAAAATGCAGCCTTCACCCATGTTTCAGAAAAAGATATTGACCTAAAACAAGTGGTAAGCACCAATAAATGCATTGTCCACCTGAAAAAGGAAGCCGGACAGCTGGTCATCTATTCGGCCATTGACAACCTCCTGAAAGGAGCTTCCGGCCAGGCCGTCCAAAATTACAACTTGGCATTCGGCTTAAACGAAAAAGAAGGACTGAGGCTTAAGAGTGTCGCTTTTTGA
- a CDS encoding aspartate aminotransferase family protein gives MKPFDVYPLIDVTPVKASGSTIWDDQGNEYLDLYGGHAVISIGHSHPHYTKRIKEQLDNIAFYSNSVQIPIQKELATKLGQLSGYPDYDLFLCNSGAEANENALKLASFETGKKGFIAFTKGFHGRTSGAVALTDNPKIIAPFNAHEGVHILPFNDLEAVEKQLATGTIAGVIVEGIQGVGGIQVPDPAFLLGLSALTKQYGAKLILDEVQSGYARSGKFFAHQWVEGLKPDLITVAKGMGNGFPIGGVLISPEFKASHGLLGTTFGGNHLACAAALAVLEVIDEENLITAAAENGKAIMAALEKVAGVTEVRGKGLMIGFDLATEAGPVRAALIHEHKIFTGSAGGKHTIRLLPPLNIEPKALTLFLEKLETVLNVKQST, from the coding sequence ATGAAACCATTTGACGTATACCCTTTGATCGATGTGACGCCTGTAAAAGCTTCTGGGAGCACGATTTGGGATGATCAGGGCAATGAATATCTAGACTTATACGGGGGGCATGCCGTGATCAGCATTGGCCATAGCCACCCGCATTATACCAAACGGATCAAAGAACAACTGGACAATATTGCCTTTTATTCCAACTCTGTTCAGATCCCGATCCAAAAAGAATTGGCCACAAAATTAGGGCAGCTTTCAGGCTATCCTGACTATGACCTTTTCCTGTGCAACTCCGGGGCAGAAGCAAATGAAAATGCCTTGAAGCTGGCTTCTTTTGAGACCGGAAAGAAAGGGTTTATCGCCTTCACAAAAGGATTTCATGGCAGGACATCCGGGGCCGTGGCCCTGACCGACAATCCCAAGATCATTGCGCCATTCAATGCGCACGAAGGCGTGCATATTCTTCCTTTCAATGACCTGGAGGCAGTGGAAAAGCAACTGGCAACAGGAACCATTGCCGGCGTGATCGTGGAAGGCATCCAAGGGGTTGGCGGCATCCAAGTGCCAGATCCTGCGTTTTTATTGGGCCTTTCAGCATTGACCAAACAATACGGTGCCAAATTGATCCTTGACGAAGTCCAATCCGGCTATGCCCGAAGTGGAAAGTTCTTTGCCCACCAGTGGGTAGAGGGCCTAAAGCCTGACCTGATCACGGTAGCCAAAGGCATGGGCAATGGCTTCCCGATCGGCGGGGTATTGATCAGCCCGGAATTTAAGGCGTCACATGGCCTGCTGGGAACAACTTTTGGAGGAAACCATTTGGCCTGCGCGGCCGCGTTGGCCGTGCTGGAAGTCATCGACGAAGAAAACCTCATTACCGCTGCTGCCGAAAACGGAAAAGCGATCATGGCGGCATTGGAAAAAGTAGCTGGCGTGACAGAAGTGCGAGGCAAAGGCCTGATGATCGGTTTTGATTTGGCTACAGAAGCAGGCCCCGTTCGCGCGGCACTGATCCATGAGCACAAAATATTTACCGGAAGTGCCGGAGGCAAGCACACCATTCGATTGCTTCCCCCGTTAAACATTGAACCAAAAGCCTTAACTTTATTCTTGGAGAAGCTAGAAACAGTTCTGAATGTAAAGCAATCCACATGA
- a CDS encoding N-acetylornithine carbamoyltransferase, which translates to MKYYTQFENKSLADQLIQKALEYKKAPLSDNNLGRGKRIGLLFLNPSLRTRVSTQIAASNLGMESIVLNMDKESWALEMEDGVIMNQGKAEHIRDAAGVLGSYFDILALRAFPSLTNKDEDSEDFILHQFAKHSGLPLISLESAIRHPLQSLADMVTIQEHKQKEKPKVVLTWAPHIKAIPHAVANSFAEWSIGCGHDVTITHPEGYELDERFTQGATIEHDQDKALANADFVYVKNWSAFNEYGKILCTDESWMLNEQKLSQAPNAKVMHCLPVRRNVELSDEILDGPRSLVQHQAKNRVFAAQAALSELLK; encoded by the coding sequence ATGAAGTATTACACCCAATTTGAAAACAAGTCCCTTGCCGACCAGCTTATTCAAAAAGCCCTGGAATATAAAAAAGCCCCACTTTCGGACAACAACCTCGGCAGGGGAAAGCGAATTGGATTATTATTTCTCAACCCCAGCCTAAGAACACGCGTCAGCACCCAAATTGCTGCTTCCAACCTGGGCATGGAATCCATTGTCCTGAACATGGACAAGGAGAGCTGGGCCCTCGAAATGGAAGATGGCGTCATCATGAACCAAGGCAAAGCCGAACATATTCGTGATGCTGCAGGAGTGCTGGGAAGTTATTTTGACATTTTGGCCCTTCGTGCTTTCCCTTCGCTCACCAACAAGGATGAAGACAGTGAAGATTTCATCCTGCACCAATTTGCCAAACACAGTGGTTTGCCGCTGATAAGCCTGGAAAGTGCCATCCGGCATCCCTTGCAGAGTTTGGCAGACATGGTCACTATTCAAGAGCACAAGCAAAAGGAGAAGCCAAAAGTGGTGTTGACCTGGGCGCCGCACATCAAGGCCATCCCACACGCCGTGGCCAACTCATTTGCGGAATGGTCCATTGGCTGTGGACACGACGTGACCATCACGCATCCCGAAGGCTACGAGCTGGACGAAAGGTTTACCCAAGGAGCCACCATCGAACATGATCAGGACAAAGCCCTGGCCAATGCCGATTTTGTCTACGTCAAAAACTGGAGTGCCTTTAACGAATACGGTAAAATCCTCTGCACCGATGAATCCTGGATGCTCAACGAACAAAAGCTTTCGCAAGCACCAAATGCCAAAGTGATGCACTGTCTTCCCGTAAGAAGAAATGTGGAGCTTTCTGATGAGATCTTGGACGGCCCGAGAAGCTTGGTGCAGCACCAAGCCAAAAACAGGGTATTTGCTGCGCAGGCAGCCTTAAGTGAACTGCTAAAATAA
- the argB gene encoding acetylglutamate kinase, which translates to MKISIVKIGGNVIDDPAKLQEFLMLFARLEGKKILVHGGGVMASKFGQQLGIEPKMVDGRRITDEATLDVVTMVYAGMINKKIVAKLQQLEQNAMGFTGADGNLIRSAKRPVKDIDYGFVGDVKEVDTELMEVLLEKDVVPVFSAITHDRKGNLLNTNADTIASEIATAMAVKHTVRLYFCFNKAGVLIDEHNDDSLVPKINEDIYDELKRDNVIHSGMIPKLDNAFSALHKGVSNVWLGKAENLILASKGKKSGTNIERHRYDLY; encoded by the coding sequence ATGAAAATAAGCATTGTCAAAATCGGCGGTAATGTCATCGACGATCCTGCGAAACTGCAAGAGTTCCTTATGCTGTTTGCCAGATTGGAAGGAAAAAAAATCCTTGTCCATGGCGGTGGCGTCATGGCTTCTAAATTTGGCCAGCAGCTGGGCATCGAGCCCAAAATGGTAGACGGAAGGCGCATCACGGATGAAGCTACCCTTGATGTGGTGACCATGGTGTATGCTGGAATGATCAATAAAAAAATAGTGGCCAAACTCCAACAGCTGGAGCAAAACGCCATGGGCTTCACCGGTGCAGACGGAAACCTCATCCGCTCCGCCAAACGGCCGGTAAAGGACATCGATTATGGTTTTGTGGGGGATGTCAAAGAAGTGGACACGGAACTGATGGAAGTGCTGCTGGAAAAAGATGTCGTTCCCGTATTTTCAGCCATTACACATGACCGCAAAGGCAACCTGCTCAACACCAATGCAGACACCATCGCCTCAGAAATTGCGACGGCCATGGCCGTAAAACACACCGTCAGACTGTACTTCTGCTTCAACAAAGCCGGCGTCCTGATCGATGAGCATAATGATGATTCGCTCGTTCCCAAAATCAACGAGGACATTTACGACGAACTCAAAAGGGACAATGTCATCCATAGCGGCATGATCCCCAAGCTGGACAATGCCTTCAGTGCCCTGCACAAGGGGGTCAGCAATGTTTGGCTGGGAAAAGCTGAAAACCTGATCTTGGCCTCTAAAGGCAAAAAATCAGGCACCAATATCGAACGGCACCGCTATGATCTTTACTGA
- a CDS encoding M20 family metallo-hydrolase, whose protein sequence is MLQTFSNAMQQLKAEAKELLKQLIETPSLSREEDHTAKLLEEYLTSKGIPAKRLQNNVWATNKHFDPNLPNVLLNSHHDTVKPNNGYTKDPFKAIEEEGKLYGLGSNDAGGCLVSLIAAFVHLYDQKLPFNLILAATAEEEVSGKNGIALLLEELPTIALAIVGEPTLLDVAVAEKGLMVIDATVTGKAGHAARNEGINALYEALPDLNTLKDYSFKRVSEYLGESKVSATIIQAGSQHNVVPDKCVYTLDVRVTDSYTLQEALDELKGFLKADLQPRSMRLNSSALPKGHRIWEVIHQLSLKCYGSPTLSDQALIPYPSIKIGPGDSARSHTPDEFIHLKEIDQGIDRYVDILNGYADLTN, encoded by the coding sequence ATGCTACAAACATTCTCCAATGCCATGCAGCAATTAAAGGCAGAAGCCAAAGAACTTCTAAAACAACTGATCGAAACCCCGTCCCTTAGCAGAGAGGAGGATCATACCGCGAAGTTGCTGGAGGAATACTTGACCAGCAAAGGCATACCGGCCAAGCGTTTGCAAAACAACGTCTGGGCCACGAACAAGCACTTTGATCCCAATTTGCCCAATGTCCTCCTCAATTCCCACCATGATACCGTCAAGCCCAATAATGGCTATACCAAAGATCCTTTCAAGGCAATTGAGGAAGAGGGGAAACTCTATGGACTTGGCAGCAATGATGCCGGAGGATGCCTGGTCAGCCTCATCGCTGCATTTGTTCATTTATATGACCAAAAACTGCCTTTCAACCTGATATTGGCCGCCACTGCGGAAGAAGAAGTGAGTGGCAAAAACGGCATTGCCCTGCTACTGGAGGAATTGCCCACCATAGCGCTGGCCATCGTCGGTGAGCCCACCCTGCTGGACGTGGCTGTAGCAGAAAAAGGCCTGATGGTCATCGATGCCACCGTCACCGGAAAAGCCGGTCATGCCGCCCGAAACGAAGGCATCAATGCACTTTATGAAGCCCTTCCTGATCTAAATACCTTAAAGGATTATTCCTTCAAAAGAGTGTCCGAATACTTGGGCGAAAGCAAAGTATCAGCCACCATCATCCAAGCCGGATCTCAGCACAATGTGGTCCCCGACAAATGCGTCTATACCTTGGACGTCCGGGTCACGGACAGTTACACCCTGCAGGAAGCCTTGGACGAACTCAAGGGATTCCTCAAAGCGGATCTCCAACCTAGATCCATGCGGCTCAATTCTTCCGCACTTCCTAAAGGCCACCGCATCTGGGAGGTAATCCATCAATTATCGCTCAAATGTTATGGGAGCCCTACCCTGTCCGACCAAGCCTTGATCCCCTACCCTTCCATTAAGATCGGACCGGGAGATTCTGCGCGCTCACATACCCCTGACGAATTTATTCACTTAAAGGAAATCGATCAGGGAATAGACCGATATGTGGACATCTTGAATGGCTATGCAGATTTAACCAATTAG
- the argH gene encoding argininosuccinate lyase yields MKLWQKNTTSTKEVEQFTIGRDPEFDIVLAPFDVLGSLAHATMLESIDLLTKEELAILKKGLKDIYQEIQEGTFTIDPGVEDVHSQVEFLLTERYGDVGKKLHSGRSRNDQVAVDLKLYYRAVIQEVLDDAKALFDLLLTLAEKHQNDLMPGYTHTQLAMPSSFGLWFGAMAESLAEDMELWLAAYNLADRNPLGSAAGYGSSFPLNRTMTTRLLGFKDMHYNVINAQNNRGKTEKAIAFAMAGMAGTLNRLSADIIIFMNQHFGFVKFPDNLTTGSSIMPHKKNPDVFELIRAKANQIQSGPQNLMMQMTNTTTGYHRDLQLLKETTFPDFEKLKDCLQITKFMLEHIEIKPDILEDKFYKHLFSVEVVNDLVLQGMPFRDAYKKVGLDIESDDFAPDHTVNHSHEGSIGQLCLDEIRTKMETALAKFDFSAIETSYQKLLEA; encoded by the coding sequence ATGAAACTTTGGCAAAAAAATACCACGAGCACCAAGGAAGTAGAACAGTTCACCATTGGTCGTGATCCTGAGTTTGACATTGTGCTGGCTCCTTTTGACGTATTGGGCTCATTGGCGCATGCCACCATGCTCGAGAGCATTGACCTGCTCACCAAGGAAGAGCTGGCCATCCTGAAGAAAGGGCTTAAGGATATTTACCAGGAAATCCAAGAGGGCACCTTCACCATTGATCCTGGGGTGGAAGATGTCCATTCACAAGTGGAGTTCTTACTGACTGAACGCTATGGGGATGTGGGCAAAAAACTGCACAGTGGCCGCTCCAGGAACGATCAGGTAGCCGTGGACTTGAAGCTGTATTACCGCGCGGTGATCCAGGAAGTGCTGGACGATGCCAAAGCACTCTTTGACTTGCTGCTAACGTTGGCCGAAAAGCATCAAAATGACCTCATGCCGGGCTATACCCACACGCAGCTGGCCATGCCTTCCTCTTTTGGACTGTGGTTTGGGGCAATGGCGGAATCTCTGGCGGAAGACATGGAACTTTGGCTGGCTGCTTACAACCTGGCCGATAGAAATCCACTTGGATCAGCAGCAGGCTACGGTTCGTCTTTTCCACTGAACAGGACCATGACCACCCGGCTCTTGGGCTTTAAGGACATGCACTATAACGTCATCAACGCCCAAAACAACCGTGGTAAAACCGAAAAAGCCATTGCCTTTGCCATGGCGGGAATGGCCGGTACGCTCAACAGGCTTTCGGCAGATATCATCATCTTTATGAACCAGCATTTTGGTTTCGTCAAGTTTCCAGACAACCTCACCACTGGATCCAGCATCATGCCTCATAAAAAGAACCCTGATGTCTTCGAACTGATCCGTGCCAAGGCCAACCAGATCCAAAGTGGCCCTCAAAACCTGATGATGCAGATGACCAATACCACCACTGGTTATCACCGTGACCTGCAACTGCTGAAAGAGACGACTTTCCCGGATTTTGAGAAGCTTAAGGATTGCTTGCAGATCACCAAATTCATGCTGGAGCATATTGAGATAAAACCTGACATCCTCGAGGACAAGTTCTACAAGCACCTCTTCAGCGTAGAAGTGGTCAATGACTTGGTACTGCAGGGAATGCCCTTCCGTGATGCCTATAAAAAAGTAGGCTTGGACATCGAAAGTGATGATTTTGCTCCCGACCACACCGTCAACCACAGCCATGAAGGCAGTATCGGACAGCTGTGCCTTGACGAAATCAGAACAAAAATGGAAACGGCTTTGGCAAAATTTGATTTTAGCGCCATCGAAACGAGTTATCAGAAATTACTGGAAGCATAA
- a CDS encoding MerR family transcriptional regulator, whose translation MPYKEREIEKKYYSIGEVADKFGVATSLIRYWEGEFDIIKPKKDKKGNRRFTKEDIEKIGLIFHLVKEKGYTLQGAQEIIKKDQYEVSDKAGMVNRLKEIRDFLSEIRNNIHAEDNT comes from the coding sequence GTGCCGTACAAAGAACGAGAAATAGAAAAGAAATACTACTCCATTGGTGAAGTAGCCGATAAATTTGGTGTAGCCACATCCCTGATCCGCTACTGGGAAGGGGAATTTGACATCATCAAACCCAAAAAGGACAAAAAAGGCAACAGGAGATTTACCAAAGAGGACATCGAGAAGATCGGCCTGATTTTTCATCTGGTAAAAGAGAAAGGCTATACGCTCCAAGGTGCGCAAGAAATCATCAAAAAAGACCAATATGAGGTTTCTGACAAAGCCGGCATGGTCAACCGCCTGAAAGAAATACGGGATTTTTTGTCAGAAATCCGAAACAATATCCATGCAGAAGACAACACATGA
- the dprA gene encoding DNA-processing protein DprA, which yields MQKTTHETLLYTIALSLIPKLGPYAFKNIISYCGSAANFFTMPKGKAAKIPGIGSKLLAIRNQKDTYLKKAENVLEDCIKHQITVHSYLDHSYPKRLKSFMDAPVLLFTKGHIDLNPKRSIGIVGTRNASDYGKNITRKIVEGLAPFQPTVISGLAYGIDITSHRAALEFELPTVAVLGNSLESLYPAAHRNTAENMAEKGGLVSEYPVGTAMHPLNFPARNRIIAALSDALIVVEAAKKGGALITAEIAYSYNREVFAVPGNLQNTYSEGCNNLIRSMKANIYTGPRDIQEALSWSTDEENTPTAKNNTLTLDQFSDQEQRLLRILLEKSPLEIDQLSWQSQLPVSQVASILLSLEFQGVVKALPGKKYQLA from the coding sequence ATGCAGAAGACAACACATGAAACACTCCTTTACACCATAGCATTAAGCCTGATTCCCAAACTGGGGCCCTACGCTTTCAAGAACATCATCAGTTATTGCGGGTCAGCAGCTAATTTTTTCACCATGCCAAAGGGAAAGGCCGCAAAAATCCCCGGAATTGGCAGTAAGCTACTGGCTATTCGAAACCAAAAAGATACCTACCTAAAAAAGGCGGAAAATGTATTAGAGGATTGTATAAAGCACCAAATCACAGTCCACAGTTACCTAGACCATTCCTACCCCAAGAGACTTAAATCCTTTATGGATGCGCCGGTCCTGCTGTTTACGAAAGGGCACATAGACCTAAACCCCAAACGTAGCATTGGCATTGTAGGAACCCGAAATGCCTCGGATTATGGCAAGAACATCACCCGGAAAATCGTAGAAGGCTTGGCACCATTTCAGCCAACGGTCATCAGTGGCTTGGCCTATGGCATTGACATCACCTCGCACAGGGCTGCATTGGAATTTGAACTTCCTACCGTGGCGGTACTGGGGAATTCACTGGAGAGCCTCTACCCTGCAGCCCATCGAAACACCGCCGAAAATATGGCTGAAAAAGGGGGCTTGGTTTCAGAATACCCGGTGGGAACGGCCATGCACCCGCTTAATTTCCCTGCCCGAAACCGCATTATCGCCGCCCTATCCGATGCACTCATCGTGGTGGAAGCCGCCAAAAAAGGAGGCGCTTTGATCACCGCAGAAATTGCTTATAGCTACAACAGGGAAGTATTTGCCGTCCCTGGCAACCTCCAAAACACGTATAGCGAAGGTTGCAATAACCTGATCCGCTCCATGAAAGCAAATATCTACACCGGTCCCCGAGACATTCAAGAGGCCCTTTCTTGGTCCACCGACGAAGAAAACACACCCACGGCCAAGAACAATACCTTAACCCTCGATCAATTTTCCGATCAAGAACAACGGTTGCTTCGGATCCTTTTGGAAAAAAGCCCGTTGGAAATCGATCAATTGAGCTGGCAAAGCCAACTCCCCGTTTCACAAGTAGCCTCAATTCTCCTCAGCTTGGAATTTCAAGGAGTCGTCAAAGCCCTGCCAGGTAAAAAATACCAGCTTGCTTAA